In one window of Thermodesulfobacteriota bacterium DNA:
- a CDS encoding transketolase C-terminal domain-containing protein, with protein ALGRSEGPVALALTRQKLPALDRGEFFSTSTGGLSRGAYVVADPAEGEPDLIIIATGSEVHLATEAHRELTDRGIKTRVVSMPSWELFEAQDESYRSEILPPGIKARVSVEAGSAQGWHRYVGGEGGTLSMESFGASAPAGLLFEKFGFTVDKIVSKGMALLKRQGEAT; from the coding sequence CGGCGCTTGGCCGTTCCGAGGGCCCCGTGGCGCTCGCTCTTACGAGGCAGAAGCTGCCCGCGCTGGATAGAGGTGAGTTTTTTTCCACTTCCACGGGCGGCCTCTCCCGCGGCGCCTACGTCGTCGCGGACCCCGCCGAAGGGGAGCCCGATCTTATAATAATCGCCACGGGCTCGGAGGTCCACCTTGCTACCGAGGCGCACCGCGAGCTTACGGACAGGGGCATCAAGACGAGGGTCGTCAGCATGCCGAGTTGGGAACTTTTCGAGGCCCAGGACGAGAGCTACCGCTCCGAGATCCTGCCGCCCGGGATAAAGGCGAGGGTGTCGGTCGAGGCAGGCTCGGCCCAGGGTTGGCACCGTTACGTTGGAGGAGAGGGCGGGACCCTGAGTATGGAGAGTTTCGGGGCCTCGGCCCCGGCCGGGCTCCTCTTCGAGAAGTTCGGCTTTACGGTAGATAAGATCGTTTCAAAGGGCATGGCGCTCCTTAAGAGGCAGGGGGAGGCTACCTGA